The genomic segment ATCGTTTTTTTGGACAGCCAGAACGTTTCCTGCGACACGGCTTGCTCATTTTGGAGCTGGTCAAAGAAGGTAATGGCCGGCTCTCCCGGCTTCCGATAATCAAGGGCGGTGGAAGCCTCGATAAAGGATTGGTTGATCTTTGACAAGCTTGGATATATCGTGCCCACGCCTATATGCGGCAGCGTATCTGTCTGCTCCTGCAGCATCGCCCGAATGGCTTCAAAAAGGCGGTTAATCGTAGCCTGCTGCTGCTCGTAGCTTTGGTCCGGCAGCAGCACCATAAGCGCAAAGCGGTCGCGGACGGAAAATTCTACGCCGTATACTTGAACGCCCAGCTCCGGAAATGACAGTTGGCTGAGCAGCTCCAGCTGCAGCATATGATCCGGCTGATCCGGCTCGTCTTCAGCCGGAGAGTTCCATGAGAGCACAGCCGAGAAATAAGCGCCTCCGGCATCCGGCGGCTCAAGACCCGTTTCTTTAATCATCCGTTCGATCTCGGGATCGTTTGGTTTGCCGTGCTTCAGCAGCAGCATCAGGCACTGATTGCGGACGAACGGCGTCTGCCAGTGAATACGCGCTTTATAGTCGCGAAAGGTCTGGGTGATCCATTCCCATTCGTTGCGCACCTTGAGCGCTTCATCGCGGCCGCCCGTTTGAAGACGGGCAAAGTCAATCAGATTTTTGATTGGATGATACTGGCGTCGCGCTAAAATAATGGCCGCCACAATGCCGGTCAGAGCTGCGATAGCGAATACAAGCATAATTAACGTCTTGATGTGAACGACACTCTCAAAAAACTGGTAGGTCGGCATAGTGGTAGCGTAGCTCCAGCCGTTTTCGGTGGATTTGACCACAACGACGGATTGCGCTTCCCCGTCCAGACGGATGCCGTGTATGCCTGTCTCCAACGCTGCAATGTCGATCAGCGCTTCTCTTGAGAGCGATGTGCCGTTCGTATTGGAGGTCAGCACCTCGCCCGTGGGAGACAGAATGTAGCTGTTGCCCTTGTACTGATTGAGTATGGTGTCCATCAGACCGGTAAGCTTGGCTTCCTTGAGCAGGAACATGACCGTGCCATAGGGGTAAGGGTCATTGGGCTTGATCGGGATGAGCAAGGTGAGCAGTGCTTCCTCCCTTGAATAAATGGAGACAGGCTCGGCGGGACGAATGAGCGGAACGCCAGAATCGTTAAGCGCTTTCATTAAGCTCGCGCTGCTCCAATTATGATATTTGTACACCCGGTTGAAGAGGGTTGCTGGACTGGTCATGCCTTCGTAGGAATAGATTTCATTCCGGTCATGGTAATAGAGAAAGAGCTGCTCCACAATGCTGCTGTTGGCTGTGTAGCTGGCGAGCGTATTAATGCCTTCCCGGCTGTGATAAGGATCGCTCATCATGTAGGGGGTTAAATGCTCGTCATAGGATATGCGGCTGGCGATTTCATAGAGATCGGACATATGTCCATCGATCGTCAGCTTGACCTGCGTCAATTGATTGAGATTGGCCCGTTCAATTTCAGAGCGCAAATTGTAGGCTGCATTTTCATAAATAAAGATCGTTACCACTGTAAGCGGAACCAAAAACATGACAATGTATGAAGCCGCATATTTGAACAGAAGCCGCGACTTGTATTGGCTCCAATATTTGCTGATG from the Paenibacillus sp. BIHB 4019 genome contains:
- a CDS encoding helix-turn-helix domain-containing protein, translated to MRYFKIKANTLTQYISKYWSQYKSRLLFKYAASYIVMFLVPLTVVTIFIYENAAYNLRSEIERANLNQLTQVKLTIDGHMSDLYEIASRISYDEHLTPYMMSDPYHSREGINTLASYTANSSIVEQLFLYYHDRNEIYSYEGMTSPATLFNRVYKYHNWSSASLMKALNDSGVPLIRPAEPVSIYSREEALLTLLIPIKPNDPYPYGTVMFLLKEAKLTGLMDTILNQYKGNSYILSPTGEVLTSNTNGTSLSREALIDIAALETGIHGIRLDGEAQSVVVVKSTENGWSYATTMPTYQFFESVVHIKTLIMLVFAIAALTGIVAAIILARRQYHPIKNLIDFARLQTGGRDEALKVRNEWEWITQTFRDYKARIHWQTPFVRNQCLMLLLKHGKPNDPEIERMIKETGLEPPDAGGAYFSAVLSWNSPAEDEPDQPDHMLQLELLSQLSFPELGVQVYGVEFSVRDRFALMVLLPDQSYEQQQATINRLFEAIRAMLQEQTDTLPHIGVGTIYPSLSKINQSFIEASTALDYRKPGEPAITFFDQLQNEQAVSQETFWLSKKTILKLEQSLKQGNEPLAQSMLAGMVQEIKQESLSVPILRLICFDILNTILRVAADLGMQGVFGRVPALTSFDTLEEFESKLAMLAGEVCRQVNHQTETSQPSLIDDLVAYVDQNYADYTLSLEHIALRFAVSTSYLSRSFKEKTGMNFTHYIWQLRMNEVKRLLIATNDPLQIIIERVGYLDAPNFIRKFKKDSGLTPGQFRKQHCQSNTPSY